DNA sequence from the Flavobacteriales bacterium genome:
TGCCTACCAATAGCGATTATTCGATCACCAGTATTTGAATCAGCTGCCTCTATTCCAATTGCGTTAATATAGTCTCCAGTATTGTTTCCAGCGGCTTTGTTTCCAAATGCATTGATATAGTTTCCACTATTGTTTGCAGCTGAATAAGCACCCAAGGCATTTACATTATGTCCATTACTATTTTGAACTGCTTGATATCCAAATCCATTTATATGAGTTTGACTGTTGTTTTGACCAGCTTGATATCCTAAGAAATTAACATTATTTTGATCATTTTCTTTTCCAGCTTGATACCCAATATTGATTTGATTACTTCCATCCGAGTTGTTTCCAGCTTCAAAACCAATGTTTACTTTGTTGTTTCCTGAAGTACCAGGTGTGGTTGTATGTGTATAATAGTTAGGTTGATTTACAGAGCTTCCATCCACATAATTCAAAAATTTTGTTGAATTACCTGTAGTTATTGGAACCCATTTGCTTCCATCCCAGAAATAGAAGCCTTCTGCTACATCATTTATTGTTTGGGTATTATATATTAATAAACTTTTCATTGGAGATGCAACGGGTGCAGCTGTTGTTGTATTTGTTAAAGCAATTCTAGGAATTAAAATACCTTTATCATTGGCAGAAATATCTAATCTCGCAGATGAGTTTGGTGAAGTTGTTCCTATACCCACTTGAGAAAATGAGTGATACGAATAACTAATCAGTAGTATGGTCAGTAATGCAATTTTTTTCATGATAACATTTGATTTGTTTAAGCGCCAAAAATATTGCATCATGTCTTTGTTTATATATACATAAATTAGGAATGGCTGATTTAAGTATTCGAAAAGTCAAATTAAGATACAAACAAGTATAGAGTTATTAATCAAAAAGAGGTTACCTTTCATAAGAAAAAGATAACCTCTAAACAAAAAATAAAATAGTTTTACTCAGGAACCAATAATAGTATATCGCACAAAAACCGTTTTAGTATCCAAAGTGAGTAAAGTTCTTCAAAGGGTGCAACTATATTCCTCAACATTTATATTCGTTAAATGAAAATATATCTTTGAATTGTTGTAAAAGTAGTTTTTCAATTTAATATGTGGATATAAATTCTCCTTAAAGATTAAAATGAGTCTTAAACTGGTTTTTAAAAGCTATCAACTGAACTTTCTGCTCGTAATAGACCAATAAATGACCGATAAGAGTCAGTTTTTTTAATGTATCATAACGCTATATTTTCAGATGTGAAACAAAAAAGCCTCTAATATATCACGCATCATAGTTCAATACCCTATTTTTGTACCATGAATGCATCCTCAAAAAAATACGATTGCTTGATTATTGGGCAAGGAGTTGCTGGAACTTTGCTGGCTTTAGAACTCATAAAAAGAAATAAAAAGGTTTTGGTGATTGATCAACCAAGGCTTTCTGTTTCTAGTTCTGTGGCACCAGGTATGTATAATCCATTGGTCTTAAAAAGGTATACCTTAGCTTGGAAAGCTCCCGAGCTATTGGAAGGACTCGAAACGTATTATAGAGATATTGAAAAACGAATATCTGTTCGTTTTTTGGAAGAAAAAAGAATAGCAAGAAAGTTTCATAATACCAAGGAAGCAGAACTTTGGCTTGAAAAATCGGATCAGTTATCTTTAGAGCCATTTATGCAACCCAATATTGAAACCAACCAGAACAACCAAATTGATGCAGAATTCGGTCTTGGCTTTGTAAAGAAAACAGGAAGAGTGAATTTACCTAAATTGCTCAGTGCATCAAGATTTTTTTTAAAAGAAAACGAAGCATTGGAAGAACAACAGTTTCATTATGAAAATTTGTTGTGGGAAAATGATTCTTGGAACTATCAAAATATCTGTGCTCAACACATTATTTTCTCAGAAGGCTACTACCTTTCTAATAATCCTTATTTTAAGGAACTTCCATTAATGGGTACAAAAGGGGAGTTAATGACAATAAAAGCACCGAACTTACAATTGGATTTCACGATCAAGTCCGGAATATTTTTAATGCCTTTAGGCGAAGATTTATATAGAGTAGGTGCTACATTTAATTGGGAAGAAAAAGATTTTGTCCCAACAGAGAAAGGGCAAGAAGAACTGCAAACAAAGCTTCAAAAAATTATCAAATGTGATTTTGAGATTGTTTCTCAAGAGGCTGGAATTCGTCCTACGGTGAAAGACAGAAGACCTTTATTGGGTTCGCATCAAGAACAAAAAAATATGCATATTCTTAACGGGATGGGAACCAGAGGTGTGATGCTTGCTCCCAAAGCAGTAGAAATGCTGATCAATTTTATTTTAGAAGAAAAAGAACTAGACCCTGAGTGGGATATAAAACGATTTTACAAATGCTAGATATACACAAAGTTTCCGTCTATTTTTCGGGTAAATACCTATTTAAAGAAATCAGTTTTCGCTTAGTTGCTGGAGACAGAATAGGTTTAGTGGGTAAAAACGGAGCAGGAAAATCTACCTTGCTTAAACTCATTTGTGGAGACGAATCCTATGAATCGGGGACAATTTCCTATTCAAAAGAAACAGAAATAGCGCTACTTAGACAAGATCTCGATTTTGCAAATGATGGAAACCTTTGGCAAGAATGTGAAAAAGCATTTGAAAAAATCAATCAACTCGAAAAAAGTGTCGCCAAGTGGAGTGAGGAACTAAGCCATAGAGAAGATTATGAATCTGAAGACTATGCCAAGCTTATTTCAAAAATAAATGATGGAAATGATCGCTTAAATTTTTTGGGAATTCATCAAAAAGATGCTCAAATAGCCAAAATATTAGAAGGTTTAGGGTTTACCGAAAAAGACTGGACAAAACCCACAACCGAATTTAGTGGTGGATGGAGAATGCGTATTGAACTAGCAAAATTACTCCTTCAACAGCCCCACATCCTTCTACTGGATGAACCTACCAACCACCTTGATATCGATTCAATTGTTTGGTTAGAGAAATTTCTAAAGAACTATCCAGGAGCCGTTATATTGGTATCACACGATAAGACATTCTTAAACCAAGTATGTAATAGAACTGTGGAAATACAGCACGGAACATTGTATGCCTATAAAGGAAACTACGATAAGTATATTCAACAAAGAGAATTACTTCTAGAGCAACAACTTGCCGCTTTTGAAAATCAAGCAAAAGAAAAGAAACGATTGGAAGCTTTAGTAGAAAAATTTCGATACAAAAGTTCTAAAGCCGCTTTTGCCCAAACACTCATCAAGAAATTGGATAAAATGGAAGATATTTCCATAGATGAGCTGGACCAAAAAACCATGAGATTCAAATTTCCCGATGCACCACACTCTGGAAAAGTCGTGCTCAAAATGGAAGAAGTAGGGAAATCTTTTGGAACAAAGAAAATATTTTCTAAAGTAAATTTTGAGCTAGAAAGAGGACAAAAAGTTGCCTTTGTAGGTCAGAATGGTCAAGGAAAAACCACGCTGGTAAAATGCATCATGCAGGAGTGGGAAGACTACCGAGGAAAGCTCGATTTAGGTCATCAAGTAGAAATAGGATATTTTGCCCAAGACCAAGCCAAAAAACTTGATACCACAAAGACCGTTTTAGATACTGTGCTAGATGAAGCTAACGCAGAAACCCGCCCGAAGGTTCGAGGTTTGTTGGGTTCTTTTTTGTTTGAAGGAGAAGATGTAGAGAAAAAAGTATCGGTTCTTTCAGGAGGTGAACGAGGAAGATTGGCACTTTGTTTACTCTTGCTCAAACCACACAATTTGTTAATTCTCGATGAGCCCACAAATCACCTTGATATACAGTCCAAAGAAATTTTAAAACAAGCCGTAGAGGATTATCAAGGATCGGTAATTCTTATTTCCCATGATCGAGAATTTTTGGAAGGATTAACGGATAAAGTTCTAGAGTTTAGAGAAGGAAAGGTAAAAGAAATTTTGGGTGGAGTAAAAGAATATTTAGAACTTCGTTCTTTTGATGATTTTAGACAAGTAGAACAACAAATAAAAGAAGCAGAAGTTCAAGAAAATACTTCTTCTAAAGGACAGAATGACTGGAAAC
Encoded proteins:
- a CDS encoding FAD-binding oxidoreductase, with the protein product MNASSKKYDCLIIGQGVAGTLLALELIKRNKKVLVIDQPRLSVSSSVAPGMYNPLVLKRYTLAWKAPELLEGLETYYRDIEKRISVRFLEEKRIARKFHNTKEAELWLEKSDQLSLEPFMQPNIETNQNNQIDAEFGLGFVKKTGRVNLPKLLSASRFFLKENEALEEQQFHYENLLWENDSWNYQNICAQHIIFSEGYYLSNNPYFKELPLMGTKGELMTIKAPNLQLDFTIKSGIFLMPLGEDLYRVGATFNWEEKDFVPTEKGQEELQTKLQKIIKCDFEIVSQEAGIRPTVKDRRPLLGSHQEQKNMHILNGMGTRGVMLAPKAVEMLINFILEEKELDPEWDIKRFYKC
- a CDS encoding ATP-binding cassette domain-containing protein, whose product is MLDIHKVSVYFSGKYLFKEISFRLVAGDRIGLVGKNGAGKSTLLKLICGDESYESGTISYSKETEIALLRQDLDFANDGNLWQECEKAFEKINQLEKSVAKWSEELSHREDYESEDYAKLISKINDGNDRLNFLGIHQKDAQIAKILEGLGFTEKDWTKPTTEFSGGWRMRIELAKLLLQQPHILLLDEPTNHLDIDSIVWLEKFLKNYPGAVILVSHDKTFLNQVCNRTVEIQHGTLYAYKGNYDKYIQQRELLLEQQLAAFENQAKEKKRLEALVEKFRYKSSKAAFAQTLIKKLDKMEDISIDELDQKTMRFKFPDAPHSGKVVLKMEEVGKSFGTKKIFSKVNFELERGQKVAFVGQNGQGKTTLVKCIMQEWEDYRGKLDLGHQVEIGYFAQDQAKKLDTTKTVLDTVLDEANAETRPKVRGLLGSFLFEGEDVEKKVSVLSGGERGRLALCLLLLKPHNLLILDEPTNHLDIQSKEILKQAVEDYQGSVILISHDREFLEGLTDKVLEFREGKVKEILGGVKEYLELRSFDDFRQVEQQIKEAEVQENTSSKGQNDWKLEKEKKKIKNKINKLEKEINELESKIEQMQNEMAEDSFYSQPIEDQTKFIQEVKDREKILNDKLEEWEELSLEIDD